From a single Nicotiana tomentosiformis chromosome 2, ASM39032v3, whole genome shotgun sequence genomic region:
- the LOC138904916 gene encoding uncharacterized protein produces the protein MVLWSEEVVEEKVSWREKGGTRSSDAGAAEGLVSYNPKKKKSSRVKISGTVRAHKKRKVASYIPVETPPTRERAIRSQKKQSEIELERALEESTRKVTAKGKKKVSEPVEAIEIEVLDLVLRDERGAEEVEVVTPKAKKRKTSKTKSPSKTVDVEPSTLTKRTRYARKSRKMQVVEEEESEEEEETDEEQDKMVKFGKRTILKGRLLRDLEEERILMLLEKLELQG, from the exons ATGGTGTTATGGAGTGAGGAAGTTGTTGAGGAGAAAGTAAGTTGGAGAGAAAAAGGAGGTACTAGATCTAGTGATGCTGGTGCAGCTGAGGGGCTGGTTAG CTACAATccgaagaaaaagaaaagttcaAGAGTTAAAATCTCTGGAACTGTTAGGGCACACAAGAAGAGAAAAGTTGCCTCTTATATCCCTGTAGAGACTCCTCCTACAAGAGAAAGAGCTATAAGGAGTCAGAAGAAGCAAAGTGAGATTGAACTTGAAAGAGCCTTAGAAGAAAGTACGAGAAAAGTTACTGCAAAGGGAAAGAAGAAAGTGAGTGAGCCTGTTGAGGCAATTGAGATTGAAGTGTTGGACCTGGTCCTTCGTGATGAACGCGGGGCAGAGGAGGTAGAGGTTGTGActccaaaggcaaagaaaagaaagacttccAAAACGAAGTCTCCTTCAAAGACTGTTGATGTAGAGCCTTCTACCTTGACAAAAAGAACCAGGTATGCCAGAAAATCTAGGAAAATGCAAGTAGTGGAGGAAGAAGAaagtgaagaagaagaggaaactgATGAAGAACAGGACAAGATGGTGAAGTTTGGCAAGAGAACAATCTTGAAGGGTAGACTCCTCagggacttggaggaggaaaGAATATTGATGCTATTGGAAAAGCTAGAACTTCAGGGTtag